From the Rhodococcus sp. NBC_00297 genome, one window contains:
- a CDS encoding PucR family transcriptional regulator, giving the protein MTTPKTAPKPLPGHMEAGLIAGTRTNSLAMSDLRGVARHLVDHFQANTPCGTLPGELLHGDVTEVTVKCLGLAVRMLESGKTPSDKDLANVHDAAARWAREGVPLRSILRAYHDGFRFGLTLVSRDAKAQNIENVTDNSLVLVSLLEAVTTEVSMAYVEEYRSVASEHHTATHTLVTTLLSGGQNALSTAQQCGIDLADEYLVIALHFPQHPDEANPVVDRTVSARRKLRRIQAELATMCGKSPLALLSTDGGTVLLPAPREREWVDTLVERLSRAGEIPITATMTSAEREDIPGAAEHVYELLSLTRQLGRPAGMYRTEDLVLEYQLTRPGRGREQLLRALKPLDDAPELLDTLTSYIGHELNRQRTARHLFVHANTVDYRLKRIGQLTGIDPSVPSGLRYLQAAIVARGLAAAKQK; this is encoded by the coding sequence ATGACCACACCGAAGACAGCTCCGAAGCCGCTTCCGGGACACATGGAAGCGGGCCTGATCGCCGGCACCCGCACAAACTCTCTGGCGATGAGCGATCTGCGAGGGGTGGCGCGTCATCTGGTCGATCACTTCCAGGCCAACACCCCCTGCGGAACGCTCCCCGGCGAGCTCCTGCACGGCGACGTCACCGAGGTCACCGTCAAGTGCCTGGGTCTCGCCGTCCGCATGCTCGAATCGGGCAAGACGCCGTCGGACAAGGACCTCGCCAACGTCCACGACGCGGCCGCTCGCTGGGCTCGCGAGGGGGTGCCGCTGCGCTCGATCCTGCGCGCCTATCACGACGGATTCCGCTTCGGTCTCACGCTCGTCAGCCGTGACGCCAAGGCTCAGAACATCGAGAACGTCACCGACAACTCGCTCGTCCTGGTGAGCCTCCTCGAGGCCGTCACCACCGAGGTGTCCATGGCGTACGTGGAGGAGTACCGCTCCGTCGCGTCCGAGCACCACACCGCCACGCACACACTGGTGACCACGTTGCTCAGCGGCGGTCAGAACGCCCTGTCCACCGCGCAGCAGTGCGGTATCGACCTCGCCGACGAGTACCTCGTCATCGCGCTGCACTTCCCGCAGCATCCCGACGAGGCGAACCCCGTCGTCGATCGCACCGTGTCCGCACGGCGCAAGCTGCGCCGCATCCAGGCGGAACTCGCGACCATGTGCGGCAAGTCGCCGCTGGCCCTGCTCAGCACCGACGGCGGCACCGTGCTCCTGCCCGCACCGCGCGAACGCGAGTGGGTGGACACCCTCGTCGAGCGACTCTCCCGCGCCGGCGAGATCCCGATCACCGCCACGATGACGTCGGCCGAGCGCGAGGACATCCCCGGTGCTGCCGAACACGTCTACGAACTGCTCTCGCTCACACGGCAACTCGGCCGACCGGCCGGGATGTACCGCACCGAGGACCTGGTGCTCGAATACCAGCTCACCCGTCCGGGCCGCGGCCGGGAACAGCTGCTCCGCGCTCTCAAGCCCCTCGACGACGCGCCCGAACTGCTCGACACGCTGACGTCGTACATCGGTCACGAACTCAACCGCCAGCGCACCGCGCGGCACCTGTTCGTGCACGCCAACACCGTCGACTACCGCCTCAAGCGCATCGGCCAGCTCACCGGCATCGATCCCAGCGTGCCCTCGGGACTGCGCTACCTGCAGGCCGCCATCGTGGCCCGCGGACTCGCCGCCGCGAAGCAGAAGTAA
- a CDS encoding MarR family winged helix-turn-helix transcriptional regulator, giving the protein MVVHSARPEESQTAAPPVAWLNEAEARAWRAFIDADYRLMDTLNRDLHTREGLTLAEYRILVRLSEAPDGSLRMSLLADGVLSSRSRLTHQIRRMQEQGLVVRDTCDEDGRGVLAVITDDGRARLAAAAPSHVAAVRRCLIDLLTADELATMAEVFEKVDRRLLAGDH; this is encoded by the coding sequence ATGGTCGTTCACAGTGCGCGTCCCGAGGAGTCACAGACCGCGGCCCCGCCGGTGGCCTGGTTGAACGAGGCGGAGGCCCGCGCGTGGCGCGCGTTCATCGATGCCGACTACCGCCTCATGGACACCCTGAACCGCGACCTGCACACGCGAGAAGGTCTGACCCTGGCCGAGTACCGCATCCTGGTGCGACTGAGCGAGGCTCCCGACGGTTCGCTGCGGATGAGTCTGCTCGCCGACGGCGTGCTCTCGTCGAGGAGCCGGCTCACGCACCAGATCCGCCGAATGCAGGAGCAGGGCTTGGTCGTTCGAGACACCTGCGACGAGGACGGGCGTGGTGTCCTGGCCGTCATCACGGACGACGGACGCGCCCGCCTGGCGGCAGCGGCACCGTCGCACGTCGCCGCGGTACGGCGATGCCTGATCGATCTGCTCACGGCCGACGAACTCGCGACGATGGCCGAGGTGTTCGAGAAGGTCGATCGACGACTGCTCGCGGGAGACCACTAG
- a CDS encoding alpha-hydroxy-acid oxidizing protein yields MSTFGNFQNEIYLTGLGGTTPDLPMTADGLEERARETLSAAAFAYIAGSASTERTARGNVDAFGSRRIVPRMWRGASAPDARDLSVTVLGTTLAAPVLTAPIGVLGMVHPAAEPAVGSAAAELGIGSVLSTASSTPLEDVAAESGENWWYQLYWPSDDGVAESLVRRATAAGAKVIVVTADTPGIGWRPRDLTLGHLPFLRAEGIANYLSDPVFRSRLASPPEESAEALQIAVLTWVGMFGNHTIRPSDVARVREWTHLPVVVKGILHPDDARAVVDAGADGVVVSNHGGRQVDNSIAALDALEPVAAAVGDHATVLLDSGVRSGADVVVALALGADAVFYGRPWVYGLGLAGREGVVHALRCLLGDLDITMGLAGLSSVTEVDGSILYRS; encoded by the coding sequence GTGAGCACTTTCGGCAACTTCCAGAACGAGATCTACCTGACCGGGCTCGGCGGCACGACCCCCGACCTGCCGATGACGGCCGACGGTCTCGAGGAGCGGGCGCGCGAGACGCTGTCCGCGGCCGCCTTCGCGTACATCGCCGGGAGTGCGTCCACGGAACGCACGGCGCGTGGGAACGTCGACGCGTTCGGCTCCCGCAGGATCGTTCCCCGGATGTGGCGCGGGGCCAGCGCACCGGACGCCCGCGACCTGTCGGTGACCGTGCTGGGGACCACCCTCGCCGCACCGGTGCTCACCGCGCCGATCGGCGTCCTCGGCATGGTGCACCCCGCGGCGGAACCCGCCGTCGGGTCGGCCGCCGCCGAGCTGGGGATCGGCTCGGTGCTGTCCACCGCGTCGTCCACTCCGCTCGAGGACGTCGCTGCGGAGTCCGGCGAGAACTGGTGGTACCAGCTGTACTGGCCGTCGGACGACGGCGTCGCGGAGTCACTGGTGCGTCGTGCCACCGCGGCGGGAGCGAAGGTCATCGTCGTCACGGCGGACACCCCCGGCATCGGGTGGCGTCCGCGCGATCTCACGCTCGGTCATCTGCCCTTCCTCCGCGCCGAGGGCATCGCGAACTACCTGTCCGATCCGGTCTTTCGCTCACGCCTGGCGTCGCCTCCCGAGGAGAGTGCCGAGGCGCTGCAGATCGCGGTGCTCACCTGGGTCGGCATGTTCGGCAACCACACGATCCGCCCGTCCGACGTCGCGCGGGTGCGTGAGTGGACGCATCTGCCCGTCGTGGTCAAGGGGATCCTGCACCCCGACGACGCCCGTGCCGTCGTCGACGCGGGTGCCGACGGCGTCGTCGTCTCCAATCACGGTGGGCGACAGGTGGACAACTCGATCGCCGCGCTCGACGCGCTCGAACCCGTCGCCGCGGCCGTCGGGGATCACGCGACCGTGCTGCTCGATTCCGGTGTCCGCTCCGGCGCCGACGTGGTGGTCGCGCTGGCCCTCGGCGCCGACGCGGTGTTCTACGGGCGGCCGTGGGTGTACGGCCTGGGACTCGCGGGCCGGGAGGGTGTCGTCCATGCGCTGCGGTGCCTGCTGGGCGACCTCGACATCACCATGGGACTGGCCGGGCTGTCGTCGGTCACCGAGGTGGACGGGTCGATTCTGTACCGGTCCTGA
- the mgrA gene encoding L-glyceraldehyde 3-phosphate reductase, translating to MPDPYVASPDRYDTDRPTAMPYRRTGESGLKLPAISLGLWHNFGDDVPLATQRAVLRRAFDLGITHFDLANNYGPPYGSAEINFGRILREDFGPYRDELVISTKAGWDMWPGPYGFGGSRKYLLSSLDRSLERMGLDSVDIFYSHRPDKDTPVEETAGALVSAVEQGKARYVGISSYSAARTRQMAALLSDAGVPLLIHQPSYSMLNRWIESDLLPAVDELGVGVIAFSPLAQGMLTDKYLGGIPDESRAAQGKSFDPEWLTEDMRGHLNALNDIAAARGQSLAQMSLAWALRDPRVTTVLIGASSVEQLDDNVGALAQLRFDDDELSRIDEHAKESGINLWEEPSRI from the coding sequence ATGCCGGATCCCTATGTCGCCTCCCCCGACCGCTACGACACCGACCGCCCGACCGCGATGCCCTACCGCCGTACCGGTGAGAGCGGACTGAAGCTGCCCGCCATCTCGCTGGGGCTGTGGCACAACTTCGGTGACGACGTGCCGCTCGCCACCCAGCGCGCCGTACTCCGCCGGGCGTTCGACCTCGGCATCACCCACTTCGATCTCGCCAACAACTACGGGCCGCCGTACGGCAGCGCGGAGATCAACTTCGGCCGCATCCTGCGGGAGGACTTCGGGCCGTACCGCGACGAGCTGGTCATCTCGACGAAGGCGGGGTGGGACATGTGGCCGGGCCCGTACGGCTTCGGCGGGTCGCGCAAGTACCTGCTGAGCTCACTGGACCGCTCACTCGAGCGCATGGGGCTCGACAGCGTCGACATCTTCTACAGCCACCGCCCCGACAAGGACACACCCGTCGAGGAGACCGCGGGCGCGCTGGTCAGTGCCGTCGAGCAGGGCAAGGCGCGCTACGTGGGCATCAGCTCGTACTCGGCGGCGCGCACCCGCCAGATGGCGGCACTGCTGTCCGATGCGGGAGTGCCACTGCTGATCCACCAGCCTAGTTACTCGATGCTCAATCGCTGGATCGAGTCCGATCTACTGCCGGCCGTCGACGAGCTGGGAGTCGGCGTGATCGCGTTCTCCCCTCTCGCGCAGGGCATGCTGACCGACAAGTACCTCGGCGGCATCCCCGACGAGTCGCGCGCGGCACAGGGGAAGTCGTTCGATCCCGAGTGGCTGACCGAGGACATGCGCGGGCATCTGAACGCGCTGAACGACATCGCCGCGGCGCGGGGGCAGTCGCTCGCCCAGATGTCGTTGGCGTGGGCGCTGCGGGACCCGCGGGTCACGACGGTGCTGATCGGCGCCTCGTCCGTCGAGCAGCTCGACGACAACGTGGGTGCACTCGCGCAACTCCGATTCGACGACGACGAACTGAGCCGCATCGACGAGCACGCCAAGGAGTCCGGCATCAACCTGTGGGAAGAGCCGTCACGGATCTGA
- a CDS encoding ABC transporter permease: MTTTLTSPTSAPSFVDAPVERISVSMSARHTVTMAYRGLLKLKHNPEQLFDVVFVPVVFTLMFTYIFGGAISGDIASYLPVIIPGILVQTVITTSIVTGTQLREDMDKGVFDRFKALPIARISPLAGALLADVVRYVIATVITFSTGFAMGYRPEGGAVGVALAGGLVIVCAWSISWIFALMGVLMSKASAVQGVSMLILFPLTFLSNAFVPVDTMPGWLQAFVNVNPVSQVVTAVRELAGTGHAGIHVVWSLLGAAIIVLVVAPLTVRTYMRKA, translated from the coding sequence ATGACCACCACCCTGACCAGCCCCACCTCGGCGCCCAGCTTCGTCGACGCCCCGGTCGAGCGGATCTCCGTCTCGATGTCCGCTCGCCACACCGTCACGATGGCGTATCGAGGTCTGCTCAAGCTGAAGCACAACCCGGAGCAACTGTTCGACGTCGTCTTCGTTCCGGTCGTCTTCACCTTGATGTTCACCTACATCTTCGGCGGTGCCATCTCCGGCGACATCGCGAGCTACCTGCCGGTCATCATTCCCGGAATCCTGGTCCAGACGGTCATCACCACGTCGATCGTCACCGGCACGCAACTCCGTGAGGACATGGACAAGGGCGTCTTCGACCGGTTCAAAGCCCTTCCGATCGCACGTATCTCACCGCTGGCGGGCGCACTGCTCGCCGACGTCGTCCGGTACGTCATCGCCACCGTCATCACGTTCTCCACAGGTTTCGCCATGGGCTACCGACCCGAGGGCGGTGCGGTAGGAGTTGCGCTCGCCGGCGGCCTGGTGATCGTGTGCGCATGGTCGATCAGCTGGATCTTCGCCTTGATGGGTGTCCTGATGAGCAAGGCGTCCGCCGTGCAGGGCGTGTCGATGTTGATCCTCTTCCCGTTGACCTTCCTGTCGAACGCCTTCGTCCCGGTGGACACCATGCCCGGATGGCTTCAGGCCTTCGTGAACGTGAACCCGGTTTCCCAGGTGGTCACCGCGGTGCGCGAACTCGCCGGAACCGGCCACGCCGGAATCCATGTGGTGTGGTCGCTGCTGGGCGCGGCGATCATCGTTCTGGTCGTCGCTCCACTCACCGTGCGCACCTACATGCGTAAGGCCTGA
- a CDS encoding BTAD domain-containing putative transcriptional regulator, translating to MTGRDDANDVRPGIGQPVVGLLGDVRIRVGTQFSGVPGLRARTLLALLAMTPGKFVSVSTIIDELWPDGGPESPKSAVQTQVSRLRSVAPMIETGPAGYRLSLDSNDVDLWRAQLLAASASSLEPAQALDTVADAVALWRGEPGGDLGDSTVAADVAKAAADIRDTLDSIAVAASSDVGDHASAIEIARRRWHRDRADETAASSMMSALHAAGRTADAIAVFAELRELLADRWGIDPSPVVAALHADLLGATVPVEPVALSGYPVVGVRHASTELVGRTDDIAAVESLLSRARLVTVTGPGGSGKTRLAHEIGRRATQRVPVVVVELAPLRSGDDVVAAISGTLGLNEADVVMGSLPIGPVHSARDRLRDALASRPLLMILDNCEHVSTDVAGVVDEVIGASDLVRILTTSRTPLGVAAESIYPLPPLVVDAGGSPATDLFIARARAVRPTVVIDPDRIARLCTRLDGLPLAIELAAARARSMSIEEIDNAVADRFSLLRSKDRTRPERHRTLHAVIDWSWQLLDDGQRRALRRLCRFPAGITSHAARAVAEFEPGDRIDDAVDGLVEHSLLTVDESDGMRFHMLETVREFGEEHLARDPAERDAVTDAMVAWASSVARQALELHRNGNRNAVVPAIDAEHDNLLAVLRIAAVEQRWSDVFTIFPALAYLWSVRGAHSEVVNWSVRLLDATDVDPRGVPDDIVVFAYVFMASHLGYGGSPRQAARARTALRRVLRARPGTSPALRFPAMLLLHRADGTGLARVLAEAVRSADPEIRGTALMLRGSLRENRGDLYGAERDLRAAASISHDADDLWGMAQAAQSLGSIHGQTGRHEQAAEFYLHGAQLLWRLHAYEESVQTRTFAAASLVAADRVGDGLALLSDFGHGDRITTGLAVVASDEAMRHQTRATVFGTRAEAMLRGGDVSTGLALYRDAAEQCRSGWDDIGDPYAVMLACACVDAHVLHGDHGRVEDLVRWIRTRVCAPRSALARGDLPQLGAVACAVGSYLIACGRSHEGPILLAAATSVAARQDFPSMTIDLHLGLARRVLGIDAVETALLRRPRTRAAAAELILAALTDQALRM from the coding sequence GTGACCGGACGAGACGATGCGAACGACGTGCGGCCCGGCATCGGACAACCGGTGGTGGGCCTGCTGGGTGACGTCCGCATCCGCGTCGGTACGCAGTTCTCGGGTGTGCCGGGTCTGCGAGCGCGGACACTGCTGGCGCTTCTCGCGATGACTCCCGGCAAGTTCGTCTCGGTGTCGACGATCATCGACGAACTCTGGCCCGACGGCGGACCGGAGTCGCCGAAGTCCGCCGTGCAGACCCAGGTCTCGCGTCTGCGGTCGGTGGCACCGATGATCGAGACAGGACCGGCCGGGTACCGCCTCTCACTCGATTCGAACGACGTCGACCTGTGGCGAGCCCAGCTGCTCGCCGCGTCGGCATCGTCCCTGGAACCTGCGCAAGCACTCGACACGGTTGCCGACGCGGTCGCGCTGTGGCGAGGCGAGCCCGGAGGTGATCTGGGCGACAGCACCGTGGCGGCCGACGTCGCGAAGGCTGCGGCAGACATCCGCGACACGCTGGACTCGATCGCCGTGGCTGCGTCGTCGGATGTCGGTGACCACGCGTCCGCGATCGAGATCGCACGCCGACGCTGGCACCGCGACCGTGCCGACGAGACCGCGGCGTCGTCGATGATGAGTGCGCTGCACGCCGCGGGTCGCACGGCCGATGCGATCGCCGTGTTCGCCGAACTCCGTGAGCTGCTGGCAGATCGGTGGGGCATAGATCCGTCGCCGGTCGTCGCGGCACTGCATGCCGATCTGCTCGGCGCGACAGTTCCGGTCGAGCCGGTCGCGCTGTCGGGCTACCCGGTGGTGGGAGTCCGTCACGCCTCCACCGAGCTCGTGGGCCGGACGGACGACATCGCGGCGGTGGAGAGCCTGCTGTCCCGAGCGCGACTGGTGACCGTCACCGGTCCCGGCGGAAGTGGCAAGACGCGCCTGGCTCACGAGATCGGTCGTCGTGCGACACAACGGGTTCCGGTTGTCGTCGTCGAGTTGGCACCTCTGCGGAGTGGAGACGACGTGGTCGCCGCCATCAGTGGAACCCTGGGACTGAACGAGGCGGACGTCGTGATGGGGTCCTTGCCCATCGGTCCTGTCCATTCCGCGCGTGACCGGCTTCGGGACGCGCTGGCATCGCGTCCTCTGCTGATGATCCTGGACAACTGCGAACACGTGTCGACCGATGTGGCCGGCGTGGTGGACGAAGTGATCGGGGCGAGCGATCTGGTGCGCATCCTGACGACGTCTAGAACGCCGCTGGGTGTCGCTGCCGAGTCGATCTACCCTCTTCCGCCGTTGGTCGTCGATGCGGGCGGTTCACCGGCCACCGATCTGTTCATCGCCCGTGCGCGGGCGGTACGACCGACCGTCGTGATCGACCCGGACAGGATCGCACGGTTGTGCACCCGTCTCGACGGTCTGCCGTTGGCCATCGAATTGGCCGCGGCGCGTGCTCGGTCGATGAGCATCGAGGAGATCGACAACGCGGTGGCCGATCGATTCTCGTTGTTGCGCAGCAAGGATCGGACTCGACCGGAGCGGCATCGGACGCTGCATGCCGTCATCGACTGGAGTTGGCAACTGCTCGACGACGGTCAGCGCCGTGCGCTCCGACGGTTGTGCCGCTTTCCTGCCGGCATCACCTCGCATGCTGCGCGGGCGGTAGCCGAGTTCGAGCCGGGTGACCGCATCGACGACGCGGTGGACGGTCTGGTGGAGCACTCGTTGCTCACGGTGGACGAGTCGGACGGGATGAGATTCCACATGCTCGAGACCGTCCGCGAATTCGGCGAGGAGCACCTGGCACGCGACCCCGCCGAGCGCGACGCGGTCACCGACGCGATGGTCGCGTGGGCCTCGTCCGTCGCACGGCAGGCCCTCGAACTGCATCGGAACGGCAACCGCAACGCGGTCGTTCCGGCGATCGACGCCGAGCACGACAATCTGCTGGCAGTGCTCCGTATCGCGGCGGTCGAACAGCGCTGGTCCGACGTCTTCACGATCTTCCCCGCTCTTGCCTACCTGTGGTCTGTGCGGGGTGCGCACTCGGAAGTCGTCAATTGGTCGGTGCGCCTTCTCGATGCGACCGATGTCGATCCCCGCGGTGTCCCCGACGACATCGTCGTGTTCGCCTACGTCTTCATGGCGTCGCACCTGGGATACGGAGGCTCGCCCCGGCAGGCGGCCCGCGCGCGCACCGCGTTGCGACGCGTTCTGCGGGCCAGACCGGGAACTTCTCCGGCCCTGCGGTTCCCGGCGATGCTGCTCCTGCACCGCGCCGACGGCACAGGGCTGGCGAGGGTGCTCGCGGAGGCGGTCAGATCTGCAGACCCGGAGATTCGAGGTACCGCGCTGATGTTGCGCGGATCGCTGCGGGAGAACCGCGGTGACCTGTACGGCGCGGAACGCGATCTTCGCGCCGCGGCGTCCATCTCGCACGATGCCGACGATCTGTGGGGCATGGCTCAGGCTGCTCAGTCACTGGGGAGTATCCACGGACAGACCGGGAGGCACGAGCAGGCCGCCGAGTTCTATCTCCACGGGGCGCAGTTGCTCTGGCGCCTCCACGCGTACGAGGAGAGTGTTCAGACGCGGACCTTCGCCGCTGCGTCTCTCGTCGCCGCGGACCGCGTCGGTGACGGGTTGGCTCTGCTGTCGGATTTCGGGCACGGCGATCGCATCACCACGGGGCTTGCGGTGGTCGCGTCCGACGAGGCGATGAGGCATCAGACGCGAGCCACGGTTTTCGGAACTCGGGCCGAGGCGATGCTGCGTGGAGGAGATGTGTCCACCGGTCTGGCGCTGTATCGGGACGCCGCCGAGCAGTGCCGGTCGGGGTGGGACGACATCGGAGATCCGTACGCCGTGATGTTGGCCTGCGCCTGCGTGGATGCGCATGTGCTGCACGGCGATCATGGCAGGGTGGAGGATCTGGTTCGGTGGATCCGCACCCGCGTCTGCGCTCCCCGCAGTGCTCTGGCGCGAGGGGATCTTCCTCAGCTCGGTGCCGTGGCCTGCGCCGTGGGGTCGTATCTGATCGCCTGCGGGCGATCGCACGAAGGACCGATTCTTCTGGCCGCTGCGACGTCCGTCGCGGCGCGACAGGACTTCCCGTCGATGACGATCGACCTGCATCTGGGTCTGGCGCGCCGGGTGCTCGGCATCGACGCGGTGGAGACGGCCCTGCTGCGGCGGCCCCGCACCCGGGCCGCCGCAGCGGAGTTGATCCTGGCCGCGCTGACGGATCAGGCCTTACGCATGTAG
- a CDS encoding NAD(P)H-quinone oxidoreductase, with translation MHAITLTEYGDPDVMVWSEVPDPVPGPGEVLISIAASAVNRADLQQRQGNYPPPAGASEVLGLECSGVIADVGADVTSWNVGDRVCALLAGGGYAEQVVVPAGQVLPVPDGLDLHVAASLPEVACTVWSNVVMYAGLSAGDTLLIHGGGSGIGTHAIQVAKALGARVAVTAGSAEKLEICRSFGADILIDYKTSDFTEELRSATDGHGADVILDNMGAKYLSPNISALAMDGRLVTIGMQGGRVAEFDFGALMAKRGSVHCAGLRARPLTGPGGKADIVRQVREHVWPMIADGAVVPVVHAEVPVSDAPQAHRMLDDHATVGKVILRVR, from the coding sequence GTGCATGCGATCACACTGACCGAATACGGCGACCCCGATGTCATGGTCTGGAGCGAGGTACCCGATCCCGTACCGGGGCCGGGAGAAGTCCTGATCTCCATCGCGGCGTCCGCCGTCAACCGCGCCGATCTGCAGCAACGGCAGGGCAACTACCCGCCGCCCGCCGGCGCCTCCGAGGTGCTCGGTCTCGAGTGCTCCGGTGTGATCGCCGACGTCGGTGCGGACGTCACCTCGTGGAACGTCGGCGATCGGGTCTGCGCGCTGCTCGCGGGTGGCGGCTACGCCGAGCAGGTGGTGGTGCCGGCCGGACAGGTGCTGCCCGTTCCCGACGGGCTCGACCTGCACGTGGCCGCATCGCTGCCCGAGGTCGCGTGCACGGTGTGGTCCAACGTCGTCATGTATGCCGGCTTGTCCGCCGGGGACACGTTGTTGATCCACGGCGGTGGCAGCGGCATCGGCACGCACGCCATCCAGGTGGCGAAGGCCCTCGGCGCGCGCGTCGCGGTGACCGCCGGCTCGGCGGAGAAGCTCGAGATCTGCCGATCGTTCGGCGCGGACATCCTCATCGACTACAAGACCTCGGACTTCACCGAGGAGTTACGGTCCGCGACGGACGGGCACGGAGCCGACGTCATTCTCGACAACATGGGCGCGAAGTACCTGTCCCCCAACATCTCTGCGCTCGCCATGGACGGCCGACTGGTCACGATCGGCATGCAGGGCGGCCGGGTGGCCGAGTTCGACTTCGGCGCGCTGATGGCCAAGCGCGGCAGTGTGCACTGCGCCGGGTTGCGGGCGCGCCCCCTCACCGGCCCGGGCGGCAAGGCCGACATCGTGCGCCAGGTGCGCGAGCACGTGTGGCCGATGATCGCCGACGGTGCGGTCGTGCCCGTCGTGCACGCGGAGGTGCCGGTGTCGGACGCACCGCAGGCTCATCGCATGCTGGACGACCACGCCACGGTGGGCAAGGTGATCCTGCGCGTCCGCTGA
- a CDS encoding cysteine desulfurase-like protein, with the protein MTYDVARVRGLFPSLGDGWIHLDPQLGMQIPDRVATAVSTTFRGTASTHIGRHPYAQRSAKVADDARQAVADLVGGSPEGVVLGPDHGILLTALAEALSTRLGLGTGIVLSRLDDEANVAPWLRIANRYGAQVQWAEVDIETCELPSWQFGELIAANTRLVALTAASTVVGSAPDVRVAADLVHDAGGLLVVDAVGAAPYAVLDIEELRADVVAVNAAAWGGPRVGALVFRDPELLDRLPSQALDTDAKGPARLEVAGLHYSLLAGMTASVDCLAALDENASGTRRQRLEMSIGSLQDYQDRLFAYLQERVAALPHVMAIGQASSRIPCLSISVDGVDSDKVAARLADNRIDVVGGLHGGSRLLESLGVADAGGAITVGLAPYTTRHEIDQLVTVLETLT; encoded by the coding sequence ATGACCTACGACGTCGCCCGCGTACGAGGGCTGTTTCCCTCGCTCGGCGACGGCTGGATCCACCTCGATCCGCAGCTGGGCATGCAGATCCCCGACCGGGTGGCCACGGCCGTGTCCACCACCTTCCGCGGGACCGCATCGACGCACATCGGTCGGCACCCCTACGCGCAGCGCAGCGCGAAGGTCGCCGACGATGCTCGGCAGGCCGTCGCAGATCTGGTCGGTGGATCCCCCGAGGGCGTGGTCCTCGGTCCGGACCACGGCATCCTCCTGACCGCTCTCGCGGAAGCCCTCAGCACGCGTCTCGGCCTCGGTACGGGCATCGTCCTGTCCCGGCTGGACGACGAGGCGAACGTGGCACCGTGGCTGCGCATCGCCAATCGGTACGGCGCCCAGGTGCAGTGGGCCGAGGTGGACATCGAGACGTGCGAGCTCCCCAGTTGGCAGTTCGGGGAACTCATCGCGGCGAACACTCGGCTCGTCGCGCTGACCGCGGCGTCGACGGTGGTGGGGTCGGCCCCCGACGTCCGTGTCGCCGCCGACCTCGTGCACGACGCCGGCGGGCTGCTGGTCGTCGACGCGGTGGGTGCGGCCCCCTACGCGGTGCTCGACATCGAGGAACTCCGGGCGGACGTCGTCGCCGTCAACGCCGCGGCCTGGGGTGGGCCTCGCGTCGGAGCGCTGGTGTTCCGGGACCCCGAGCTGCTCGACCGGTTGCCGTCGCAGGCGCTCGACACCGATGCGAAGGGTCCGGCGCGGCTCGAGGTCGCCGGTCTGCACTACTCACTGCTCGCGGGCATGACCGCGTCCGTCGACTGTCTCGCCGCCCTCGACGAGAACGCGAGCGGGACGCGTCGACAGCGCCTCGAGATGTCCATCGGCTCGCTGCAGGACTACCAGGATCGGCTCTTCGCGTACCTGCAGGAGCGCGTGGCGGCACTGCCGCACGTCATGGCCATCGGTCAGGCGTCCAGCCGCATCCCGTGCCTGAGCATCAGCGTGGACGGCGTCGACTCCGACAAGGTGGCGGCGCGATTGGCGGACAACAGGATCGACGTGGTCGGTGGCCTGCACGGCGGCAGCCGCCTGCTCGAGTCGCTGGGTGTCGCCGATGCCGGTGGCGCGATCACGGTGGGGCTGGCCCCGTACACGACGCGGCACGAGATCGACCAGCTCGTCACGGTTCTCGAGACGCTGACCTGA